Proteins from a single region of Acidobacteriota bacterium:
- a CDS encoding tetratricopeptide repeat protein yields the protein MRPAGSHLLYLPSGKYLRALAPGYRELLADAVYLWSIQYYSSYDSGDRYKYLDHIYSNVITELDPHYEDPYLIGALIMAMEAGDLEMALRLLDKGIAANPGDWLLAFEAGFYCYDTLHDYPRAARYFERAMKVPGVHPLVGRLHAEMYNRIGDRRTSWKYWLEIYQSGSDEYTRAVAWRHAHDLKIQIDIEELQSAVKAYAAARGGNPPGLEALVTAGLVDRVPKDAEGTPYLYNRATGQVRTVAHPFLKRSFD from the coding sequence GTGAGGCCCGCGGGGTCGCACCTCCTCTACCTGCCGTCCGGGAAGTATCTGCGAGCCCTCGCGCCGGGTTACCGGGAGCTCCTGGCCGACGCCGTCTACCTCTGGTCGATCCAGTACTACTCGAGCTACGACTCGGGGGATCGCTACAAGTACCTCGATCACATCTATTCGAACGTGATCACCGAGCTCGATCCGCACTACGAAGATCCGTACCTGATCGGCGCGCTCATCATGGCGATGGAGGCAGGAGACCTCGAGATGGCGCTCCGGCTCCTCGACAAGGGCATCGCCGCGAACCCGGGCGACTGGCTCCTCGCGTTCGAGGCGGGCTTCTACTGCTACGACACGCTCCACGACTACCCGCGGGCCGCGCGCTACTTCGAGCGCGCGATGAAGGTCCCGGGCGTCCACCCGCTCGTCGGCCGCCTGCACGCCGAGATGTACAACCGGATCGGCGATCGGCGGACGTCGTGGAAATACTGGCTCGAGATCTACCAGTCCGGCAGCGACGAGTACACGCGCGCCGTGGCCTGGCGCCACGCGCACGATCTGAAGATCCAGATCGACATCGAGGAGCTGCAGTCCGCCGTGAAGGCGTACGCCGCGGCCCGCGGCGGAAACCCGCCCGGCCTCGAGGCGCTGGTCACGGCGGGGCTCGTCGATCGCGTGCCGAAGGACGCGGAGGGGACCCCGTACCTCTACAATCGCGCGACCGGGCAGGTCCGGACCGTCGCGCACCCGTTCCTGAAGCGGAGCTTCGATTGA
- a CDS encoding ABC transporter permease: MRLYAIAINTFREAIRDRILYLILVFALIMIGAGRAISLLTVGSEEKIMKDMGLAAISLFGVATAIFVGVGLVFKEIEKRTIYVLIAKPIRRSEFILGKYLGLALVLFVNLSIMTLGFYTLLWYKGFLDVTLGKAIALIFVELLLITAVAIFFSSFSSPFLSSLFTVTCYLIGHLSWGLPLLAEKLASAPGRWICLALYRVLPNLEYLNVKGEVVHGVPVGGEEILLAAGYGLLYTAIVLMLAIAVFRRRDFV, from the coding sequence GTGAGGCTCTACGCCATCGCCATCAACACATTCCGGGAGGCCATCCGCGATCGGATCCTCTACCTCATCCTCGTCTTCGCGCTGATCATGATCGGCGCGGGGCGCGCCATCAGCCTGCTGACGGTGGGGAGCGAGGAGAAGATCATGAAGGACATGGGCCTCGCGGCGATCTCCCTCTTCGGCGTGGCGACGGCGATCTTCGTGGGCGTGGGGCTCGTCTTCAAGGAGATCGAGAAGCGGACGATCTACGTCCTCATCGCGAAGCCGATCCGGCGATCCGAGTTCATCCTCGGCAAGTACCTCGGGCTCGCGCTCGTCCTCTTCGTGAATTTGAGCATCATGACCCTCGGCTTCTACACCCTCCTCTGGTACAAGGGGTTCCTCGACGTCACGCTCGGAAAGGCGATCGCGCTGATCTTCGTCGAGCTGCTGCTCATCACCGCCGTCGCGATCTTCTTCTCGTCGTTCAGCAGCCCCTTCCTCAGCAGCCTCTTCACCGTCACCTGCTACCTGATCGGACACCTCTCCTGGGGGCTCCCTCTCCTCGCGGAGAAGCTGGCGAGCGCCCCCGGCCGGTGGATCTGCCTCGCCCTCTACCGCGTGCTCCCCAACCTGGAATACCTGAACGTGAAGGGCGAGGTCGTGCACGGGGTGCCGGTCGGGGGCGAGGAGATCCTTCTCGCGGCGGGGTACGGCCTCCTCTACACCGCGATCGTCCTGATGCTCGCGATCGCCGTCTTCCGGCGCAGGGACTTCGTCTGA
- a CDS encoding ABC transporter ATP-binding protein produces the protein MSQGEPVLEIRNLQKSYWGHLRLRRNRVLNGLSLTVSSGEIFGLLGQNGAGKTTTIKTLLGLVFPDAGAVRLFGRKSTIVAVKERIGFLPENPYFYEYLTGREFLDYCGRLFGYSAYERQRRTAAMLERVGMTSRADSQLRKYSKGMLQRIGLAQALINDPDLVILDEPMSGLDPIGRREFRDIILSLKERGKTVFFSSHILSDAEALCDRVGIVKDGVLGAEGKLGDLLRPTVRHWEVTYSGPEFAALGAAATLVAVRGTETLVRVTTEGELAALLERVRARGGVLISVMPRRDTLEDLYLKEVSA, from the coding sequence ATGAGCCAAGGCGAGCCGGTCCTCGAGATCCGGAATCTCCAGAAGTCGTACTGGGGCCATCTGCGGCTCAGGCGGAACCGCGTCCTCAACGGGCTGAGCCTGACGGTCTCGAGCGGGGAGATCTTCGGCCTCCTCGGCCAGAACGGCGCCGGCAAAACCACCACGATCAAGACCCTCCTCGGCCTCGTCTTCCCCGACGCCGGAGCGGTGCGCCTCTTCGGCCGCAAGAGCACGATCGTCGCGGTGAAGGAGCGCATCGGCTTCCTCCCCGAGAACCCGTACTTCTACGAGTATCTGACCGGGCGGGAGTTCCTCGACTACTGCGGGCGCCTCTTCGGCTACTCCGCCTACGAGAGGCAGCGGCGCACCGCGGCGATGCTCGAGCGCGTCGGGATGACGTCGCGCGCCGATTCCCAGCTCCGCAAGTACTCGAAGGGGATGCTCCAGCGGATCGGCCTCGCGCAGGCGCTCATCAACGACCCCGATCTCGTCATCCTCGACGAGCCGATGAGCGGCCTCGACCCGATCGGCCGGCGCGAGTTCCGCGACATCATCCTGTCGCTCAAGGAGCGCGGGAAGACGGTCTTCTTCTCGTCGCACATCCTCTCGGACGCCGAGGCGCTGTGCGATCGCGTCGGCATCGTGAAGGACGGCGTCCTCGGCGCGGAGGGGAAGCTCGGCGACCTGCTCCGCCCGACCGTGCGGCACTGGGAGGTCACCTACTCGGGCCCGGAGTTCGCGGCGCTCGGCGCGGCGGCCACGCTCGTGGCGGTGCGGGGGACCGAGACGCTCGTGCGCGTCACCACCGAGGGGGAGCTGGCGGCGCTCCTCGAGAGGGTGCGGGCCCGGGGGGGGGTGCTGATCTCGGTGATGCCGAGGCGCGACACGCTCGAGGATCTCTACTTGAAGGAGGTCTCGGCGTGA